Proteins encoded together in one Ignavibacteria bacterium window:
- a CDS encoding glycine--tRNA ligase — MGKVDITEKVVSLAKRRGFVFQSSEIYGGLNGCWDYGPLGVEMLNNIKQAWWKEMTYRENVEGIDAAILMHPRVWEASGHVENFTDPMVDCKECKGRFRADQLEESECGNKGYKGRKAIKCFNEGKFTEARNFNLMFKTFIGPLEESSSIVYLRPETAQGIYVNFLNVKEGSRQKLPFGIAQVGKAFRNEINTKNFLFRTREFEQMEMQFFIRPDEDGKWFEYWKEQRINWFIKYGIPKEKLNIHEHDKLAHYAKAAVDIEYEFPFGFGEIEGIHNRTDYDLKRHTEFSGKKIEYFDDQTKERFTPYVIETSAGASRSFMAFLLNAYDEEEVAKENSDGTKSSEVRTVLHLHPAFAPIKAAVFPLVNRDGMQDIARNITEDLRDYMRVFYDDSGAVGRRYRRQDECGTPFCITVDSDTLSDNTVTVRERDSMAQERINKDNLVEYLLKKIK; from the coding sequence ATGGGAAAAGTAGATATAACGGAAAAAGTAGTTTCACTAGCAAAGCGAAGAGGCTTTGTTTTTCAGTCTTCGGAGATATACGGTGGTTTAAACGGATGCTGGGATTACGGTCCGCTAGGAGTTGAGATGCTGAATAACATTAAGCAGGCATGGTGGAAAGAAATGACTTACCGCGAAAATGTTGAAGGGATTGATGCGGCGATACTTATGCATCCCCGCGTTTGGGAAGCTTCGGGACACGTTGAGAACTTTACAGACCCGATGGTTGACTGCAAGGAATGCAAAGGGCGTTTCCGTGCTGACCAGCTTGAAGAGTCGGAATGCGGGAATAAAGGTTACAAAGGGCGGAAGGCAATAAAGTGTTTTAACGAGGGGAAGTTTACGGAGGCAAGGAATTTTAACTTAATGTTTAAGACGTTTATAGGACCGCTTGAGGAATCGTCGAGCATTGTGTATTTACGACCGGAGACGGCACAAGGAATTTATGTTAATTTTTTAAACGTAAAGGAGGGTTCGCGTCAGAAGCTTCCGTTTGGGATAGCACAGGTTGGAAAGGCATTCAGGAATGAGATTAATACTAAGAACTTTCTTTTCCGTACAAGAGAATTTGAACAGATGGAAATGCAGTTTTTTATAAGACCTGATGAAGACGGGAAATGGTTTGAATACTGGAAAGAGCAGAGGATTAACTGGTTTATAAAATACGGTATTCCAAAAGAGAAGCTGAACATACATGAACACGATAAACTTGCTCACTATGCGAAGGCAGCGGTTGACATAGAGTATGAGTTTCCTTTTGGATTCGGCGAGATAGAGGGAATTCATAACAGGACGGATTATGATTTGAAGAGACATACGGAGTTCTCGGGAAAGAAGATAGAGTACTTTGACGATCAGACAAAGGAGAGGTTTACCCCATACGTGATTGAAACATCGGCAGGTGCCTCAAGAAGCTTTATGGCTTTTCTACTTAATGCTTATGACGAAGAAGAAGTCGCAAAGGAGAATTCGGATGGTACTAAATCCTCGGAAGTGAGGACAGTATTGCATCTGCATCCTGCTTTTGCACCGATAAAGGCGGCAGTGTTTCCGCTTGTGAACAGAGACGGAATGCAGGATATAGCAAGAAACATTACTGAAGATTTAAGGGATTACATGAGAGTGTTTTATGATGACTCGGGTGCGGTAGGCAGAAGATACCGCAGGCAGGATGAATGCGGAACGCCTTTCTGCATAACGGTTGACTCGGATACTTTGAGCGATAATACTGTGACAGTGCGTGAACGGGATAGTATGGCTCAGGAAAGGATTAACAAGGATAACCTTGTTGAATATCTGCTGAAGAAAATAAAGTAA
- a CDS encoding T9SS type A sorting domain-containing protein, with translation MRKALLLVLFSFFIVSGYAQEVKIENAIPTGINTVQSPLWGNDVVISNFEPIGPITAIKAASGTIYVAINDTLATSNLGLIIMQSTNDGNTWSLYPQGINLRTQYTKLKLISAGGAADSIYLFMQIGSTVYSWNFRNQTLNDAGYGGILSTFDVVGATNGALYYFYDTIPTGVRRYSSIDGGLSWINRGLITSSGVRPKVATQTGDTIILNYYGPVLSDTVTSKIRAARYRQTAPGTLTSSGFQDVVTELVAKTEFKSVMFNGVVWFIYTSGTTGAIDIKGRISTNAGANYDAAIDIAANPNVDEYWFDVNFFSGGGFDLSYYSDSLQAGAPTNNTDKMMYCFATVGGSSFGSPTQISSNPPSWSDKGYIPVICEIPPSDLGIVWVGMNAGAKLYWDRYSAITNIGNSETPVSYSLSQNYPNPFNPTTKINFNLAKNGIVTLKVYNILGKEVAKLVSGNYNAGSYSIDFNASKLSSGAYFYSIEVNGFKDIKKMMLVK, from the coding sequence ATGAGAAAAGCATTACTGTTAGTTCTATTTTCTTTCTTTATAGTTTCAGGATATGCTCAGGAAGTGAAGATTGAAAATGCTATACCAACAGGTATTAATACAGTTCAAAGTCCATTATGGGGGAATGATGTCGTTATTAGTAATTTTGAACCTATTGGACCAATTACTGCAATAAAAGCAGCCTCGGGAACAATTTATGTTGCAATTAATGACACACTTGCAACTTCGAACCTTGGACTGATTATTATGCAGTCAACAAATGACGGAAACACTTGGTCTCTTTATCCGCAGGGTATTAATCTTAGAACACAGTACACTAAGTTAAAACTTATTAGTGCTGGTGGTGCTGCAGATTCAATATATCTGTTTATGCAAATTGGAAGTACAGTTTATTCTTGGAACTTCAGAAATCAAACGTTAAATGATGCTGGGTACGGTGGTATTTTGTCCACATTTGATGTTGTCGGTGCAACTAATGGAGCTTTATACTATTTTTATGATACAATCCCAACAGGAGTAAGGCGGTACAGCTCTATTGATGGCGGGTTATCATGGATTAACAGAGGTCTTATTACAAGTTCGGGGGTTAGACCCAAAGTAGCAACACAAACAGGTGACACAATTATTCTTAATTATTACGGTCCCGTTTTGTCAGATACGGTTACATCAAAAATCAGAGCTGCGAGGTATAGACAAACAGCACCCGGAACATTAACATCATCAGGCTTTCAGGATGTAGTAACAGAATTAGTTGCAAAAACAGAATTCAAATCAGTAATGTTTAATGGAGTTGTATGGTTCATCTATACTTCCGGAACAACAGGAGCAATAGATATTAAAGGTAGGATTAGTACAAACGCAGGTGCAAACTATGATGCTGCTATTGACATTGCAGCAAATCCGAATGTTGATGAATACTGGTTTGATGTGAACTTCTTCTCGGGTGGTGGTTTTGATTTATCCTATTATTCAGACAGTCTTCAAGCTGGGGCTCCAACAAATAATACAGATAAAATGATGTATTGTTTTGCAACCGTTGGCGGATCATCATTTGGTTCACCCACGCAAATCAGTTCAAATCCACCTTCATGGTCAGATAAAGGCTATATACCTGTTATTTGCGAAATTCCGCCTTCCGACTTAGGAATAGTTTGGGTTGGCATGAATGCAGGAGCAAAACTTTATTGGGACAGGTATAGTGCAATTACTAATATCGGAAACAGCGAAACACCAGTTAGTTACAGCTTAAGCCAGAATTATCCAAACCCGTTTAATCCAACTACCAAGATTAACTTTAATTTAGCAAAGAACGGAATTGTTACACTCAAAGTTTACAATATTCTTGGTAAGGAAGTTGCTAAATTAGTAAGCGGTAACTACAATGCAGGAAGCTACTCGATTGATTTCAATGCAAGCAAACTTTCAAGCGGAGCTTATTTCTATTCTATTGAAGTAAATGGTTTCAAAGATATTAAGAAAATGATGCTCGTGAAATAA
- the ispG gene encoding (E)-4-hydroxy-3-methylbut-2-enyl-diphosphate synthase: protein MIYKRFRTREVNIGDLLLGGANPIRIQSMTTTDTMDTIGTVEQSIRIIEAGGELVRITAPSIKEAKNLSEIKNELRKRGYKTPLVADIHFTPNAAEVAARIVEKVRVNPGNYADKKKFETIEYTDKSYSQELERIRSKFIPLIKICKEYGTAMRVGTNHGSLSDRIMSRYGDTPEGMVASAMEFLRICEDENYYNIILSMKSSNPQVMVQAYRLLVKQMISENMNYPLHLGVTEAGDGEDGRIKSSLGIGTLLEEGLGDTIRVSLTEEPEYEIPVCKTLINRYADIKELTEDTQFPKVINPFTYNQRESITTDNNIGGTNVPVVILSADKEVFDSYKGLKEVGYYYSETLDKWNIGDMAPDFIYLGSQDIDYKLPGTLKKIFNYNFWLNLGSSKESYPLLNKSVYLDLTDKDFNKFLVLNTNDISDDILTSLVTDSNVVIILNCTEELSYRKARDIGEGLISRNIKCPVVIKKNYKSLSEEEFLVYPATDAGGLLIDGFGDGIWLESDVVSKKVVNSISFGILQASRTRISKTEYISCPSCGRTLFDLQETTAKVREKTNHLKGLKIGIMGCIVNGPGEMADADYGYVGSGVGKITLYRGKEVVKRSIDSEVAVDELINLIKENKDWVEPE, encoded by the coding sequence ATGATATATAAACGATTCAGGACTCGTGAGGTAAATATTGGAGATTTACTTCTTGGTGGTGCTAATCCTATCCGCATTCAATCTATGACAACAACAGATACAATGGACACCATTGGTACTGTTGAACAGTCAATACGCATTATTGAAGCAGGCGGTGAACTGGTAAGAATAACTGCTCCCAGTATAAAAGAAGCAAAGAACCTTTCTGAAATAAAGAATGAACTAAGAAAGAGGGGATATAAAACTCCGCTCGTTGCTGATATTCATTTTACTCCAAACGCTGCTGAAGTAGCTGCACGAATAGTTGAGAAAGTTCGTGTTAATCCGGGTAACTATGCCGATAAGAAGAAGTTTGAAACAATTGAGTACACCGATAAATCCTATTCACAAGAACTCGAACGTATCCGAAGCAAATTCATTCCGTTAATTAAAATTTGTAAAGAGTACGGAACGGCAATGCGTGTGGGTACTAACCATGGTTCGCTTTCGGACAGGATTATGAGCCGTTACGGAGATACACCTGAAGGAATGGTAGCATCAGCGATGGAGTTTTTAAGGATTTGTGAGGATGAGAATTATTACAACATTATTCTTTCGATGAAGTCGAGCAATCCTCAGGTAATGGTACAGGCATACAGATTGCTGGTGAAACAAATGATAAGTGAAAACATGAATTATCCCCTTCATCTTGGAGTTACGGAAGCGGGCGACGGAGAAGACGGAAGAATTAAATCATCACTTGGAATAGGTACATTGCTTGAAGAAGGACTTGGTGATACAATTAGGGTTTCACTTACGGAAGAACCCGAGTATGAAATACCTGTCTGCAAGACACTTATAAACAGATACGCAGATATAAAGGAATTAACTGAGGACACTCAGTTTCCAAAAGTTATAAATCCTTTTACTTATAATCAGCGTGAAAGCATAACCACAGATAATAATATAGGCGGTACGAATGTTCCTGTTGTAATATTATCGGCTGATAAAGAAGTATTCGATTCTTACAAAGGCCTTAAAGAGGTCGGATACTATTACAGCGAGACGCTGGATAAATGGAACATCGGTGATATGGCTCCTGACTTTATATATCTTGGTTCTCAGGATATTGATTATAAGCTCCCAGGTACTTTAAAGAAAATATTTAATTATAATTTTTGGCTAAACTTGGGATCAAGCAAAGAATCATATCCTTTACTAAACAAATCCGTCTATCTAGATTTAACGGATAAAGATTTTAATAAATTTCTGGTATTAAATACGAATGATATATCAGATGATATATTAACCAGTTTAGTTACAGATTCAAATGTAGTTATTATACTTAACTGTACAGAAGAACTTTCGTACAGGAAAGCAAGAGACATTGGTGAAGGGCTGATATCCAGGAATATAAAATGTCCTGTAGTGATTAAGAAGAACTATAAGAGCTTATCTGAGGAAGAGTTTCTTGTATATCCCGCAACGGATGCAGGCGGGCTCCTGATAGACGGGTTTGGTGACGGAATATGGCTTGAGTCAGATGTTGTATCGAAGAAAGTTGTGAACAGCATTTCTTTTGGAATACTTCAGGCATCTCGAACAAGGATATCAAAGACGGAATATATATCTTGTCCATCATGCGGCAGAACTTTATTTGACCTTCAGGAAACGACGGCAAAGGTAAGGGAAAAAACAAACCATCTTAAAGGGCTGAAGATTGGAATCATGGGTTGTATTGTTAATGGTCCGGGTGAAATGGCCGATGCAGACTATGGATATGTTGGCAGCGGAGTCGGAAAGATTACCCTTTATAGAGGAAAGGAAGTAGTTAAACGCAGCATTGATTCAGAAGTAGCAGTTGATGAACTAATAAATCTCATCAAAGAGAATAAAGACTGGGTAGAACCCGAATGA
- a CDS encoding rhomboid family intramembrane serine protease encodes MNNFRRGVGGFSMFPPVIKYLLISNIGVFILQFFFLDTLKAGSVPVGDLFVKNFALFTYESPFFRPWQLFTYMYMHGGFSHLFFNMFALWMFGMELENMWGSKTFFIFYTVCGVGAGIANAFLAPLVSYIPPNVPTVGASGSIYGVLIAFGMIFPNRYIYIYFMLPIKAKYLVIIYILIEVFAVASQSQSGIAHIAHLGGGVVGFLYVYFILNKGKPKFFKNQGQDNNVFNNLRDMFEKKPEPPRYEPPKNVYDANFEDLSKSKYEDDMRRNEKEAQKRIDAILDKLGANGYASLTEEEKRILFQESKKLR; translated from the coding sequence TTGAATAATTTTAGGAGAGGGGTAGGCGGCTTTAGTATGTTTCCGCCTGTTATTAAATATCTGCTGATATCAAACATAGGCGTCTTCATACTGCAGTTTTTCTTCCTTGATACACTCAAGGCGGGAAGCGTTCCTGTAGGGGATTTATTTGTAAAGAACTTTGCCTTATTCACTTATGAATCTCCATTTTTCAGACCCTGGCAGTTGTTCACGTACATGTATATGCATGGCGGATTTTCTCATCTATTCTTTAATATGTTTGCGTTATGGATGTTCGGTATGGAACTTGAAAACATGTGGGGTTCCAAAACATTCTTCATATTCTATACTGTTTGCGGGGTAGGTGCAGGTATTGCAAATGCTTTCCTTGCACCGCTTGTGAGTTATATTCCACCTAACGTTCCAACCGTTGGAGCTTCCGGTTCTATATATGGAGTGTTAATTGCATTCGGTATGATATTTCCGAATAGGTATATATATATATACTTTATGCTTCCGATAAAAGCAAAATATCTTGTCATTATATACATTCTGATTGAAGTATTCGCTGTTGCATCGCAGTCCCAGTCGGGAATAGCTCATATCGCACATCTTGGCGGAGGAGTTGTCGGATTCCTTTATGTTTATTTTATACTTAATAAAGGTAAACCAAAGTTTTTTAAGAATCAGGGTCAGGATAACAATGTGTTTAATAACCTCAGGGATATGTTTGAAAAGAAACCGGAGCCACCGAGGTATGAACCACCTAAGAATGTTTATGATGCAAATTTCGAAGACCTTTCAAAAAGCAAGTACGAAGATGATATGAGACGAAATGAAAAGGAAGCTCAAAAAAGGATTGATGCAATTCTAGATAAACTTGGTGCGAATGGTTACGCAAGTCTGACGGAAGAAGAAAAGAGAATTTTGTTTCAGGAGAGCAAGAAATTAAGATGA
- a CDS encoding phosphocholine cytidylyltransferase family protein yields MQAIILAAGIAKRLRPLTDTTPKCLLDVCGKNLLHRTMENVLKNGINDFIFVTGYRENMIKDYLNKNFADVKIEFLSNIDYSNNNNSYSLWMTKNFVKDGFILLDSDILFDSRIIRKLLDDTNENAAAVNTRVKLDEEQIKVTVDNNNRILRMAKDVPIQEAVGESIGIEKFSKSFGDEIFKILDRKILNENNVNEFYEKTFEEIIGRNDPRNSIFSIDVSEYECVEIDTVEDYQKAQQE; encoded by the coding sequence ATGCAAGCGATAATATTAGCAGCTGGTATTGCAAAAAGACTTAGACCTTTAACAGATACTACTCCAAAATGTTTACTGGATGTTTGTGGAAAAAATCTACTGCATCGGACGATGGAAAATGTTTTAAAAAACGGAATTAATGATTTTATATTTGTTACAGGCTACAGAGAAAATATGATTAAAGATTATCTTAACAAGAATTTTGCGGATGTTAAAATTGAGTTTCTGTCAAACATTGATTACTCTAACAATAACAATTCTTATTCTTTATGGATGACTAAGAATTTCGTAAAGGACGGATTTATTCTGCTTGACAGTGATATACTTTTTGATTCAAGAATAATTAGAAAACTTCTTGATGACACGAATGAAAATGCTGCTGCCGTAAATACAAGAGTGAAACTTGATGAAGAACAAATAAAGGTTACGGTTGACAATAACAATAGAATTCTTAGAATGGCTAAGGATGTTCCAATTCAAGAAGCTGTTGGAGAATCAATAGGTATAGAAAAGTTTTCAAAAAGCTTCGGTGATGAGATATTTAAGATACTTGACCGGAAAATATTAAACGAAAATAATGTTAATGAGTTTTATGAAAAGACCTTTGAGGAAATAATCGGAAGAAATGACCCACGGAACAGTATATTCAGCATAGATGTTTCAGAGTATGAGTGCGTTGAAATAGATACTGTGGAAGATTATCAAAAAGCACAACAAGAATAA
- a CDS encoding CDP-alcohol phosphatidyltransferase family protein, whose protein sequence is MSWYTEFKSSLKSFDVEEILDIYFYRPLSFLFVKLIYSTNITPNQISAFSMLFGILTGVLFSFGTPQSFIFAGIALLISNILDCADGQLARLKKNGTGIGRIIDGFIDYVTGFSMFLGIGIGLSISTGDYLYVWLITLAGAVSRIFQNMYFDNYRNVYMLNVYNKGNNLEDEFDEFSRLKKVLERSKGRLVEKFLVNIYLKYISVQSGAAKDERLNVSPELYKRKNILLLRAWSWIGSTTHLSAAILAAFLNRLDIYLWITFTAGNLMLLVLYIIQKKTLNGISK, encoded by the coding sequence ATGAGTTGGTACACAGAGTTTAAAAGTTCTTTAAAAAGTTTTGATGTTGAGGAAATACTCGATATATATTTCTATCGTCCTCTTTCATTCTTGTTTGTAAAGTTAATATATTCCACGAATATTACTCCTAATCAGATTTCCGCATTCTCGATGCTTTTTGGTATTTTGACCGGAGTGTTATTTTCATTCGGAACACCTCAGTCTTTTATATTTGCTGGAATAGCATTACTTATTTCTAATATACTGGACTGTGCTGACGGTCAGCTTGCACGGCTTAAGAAAAACGGTACCGGGATTGGACGGATCATTGACGGTTTCATAGATTATGTAACGGGATTCTCAATGTTTCTTGGTATTGGTATAGGATTGAGCATTTCAACGGGTGATTATCTATATGTTTGGTTAATAACTCTGGCCGGGGCTGTCTCACGTATATTTCAAAACATGTATTTTGATAATTACAGAAACGTTTATATGCTGAACGTTTACAACAAAGGTAATAATCTTGAGGATGAGTTCGATGAGTTTTCCAGACTTAAGAAAGTTCTCGAAAGATCTAAAGGAAGATTAGTCGAGAAATTCCTCGTTAATATTTATTTAAAATACATATCAGTTCAGAGCGGAGCCGCGAAAGATGAAAGGCTTAATGTTTCCCCAGAACTCTACAAGAGAAAAAACATATTGCTACTTAGAGCATGGAGCTGGATTGGTTCAACCACGCATTTATCGGCAGCAATACTGGCAGCTTTCTTAAACCGATTGGATATCTATCTATGGATTACTTTTACGGCCGGAAATCTAATGCTGTTAGTTCTTTATATTATTCAGAAGAAAACACTAAACGGAATATCAAAATAA
- the ppk1 gene encoding polyphosphate kinase 1, translating into MNGKNKIRSDYLFSRELSWIEFNRRVLEEAADKSQPLLERVKFISIFCTNLDEFFMIRVSGLKRQIVSDVNETTSDGLTAQEQREYIYQELCPMVKEQYRLFNKELVPHLEEQNIKFFKYYDLVDDEKKKLDKYFDEEIFPVLTPIAMDNVHPFPNLVNRTLAFAIVLDDPDTEIVEGKVSVLQIPGNFPRFIPIGKENSTHFLLLEELIEANAHKLYPGMKITDCYAFRITRNADLELEEEEAGDLLTLIEEEVKKRRLGIIVRLEVEEKIPDKILNFLIDDLELDNTEIYKVDGPLNLGDLMYLYRIDKRTLKDEGYMPRISSFFLDEDDFFKAIRKRDIMLHHPFYSFSSVTEFIAQAAEDKNVFAIKLILYRTSGDSPIIKSLIHAAENGKQVTAVVELKARFDEENNIIWAKRLENAGVHVVYGISGLKTHCKLLLVVRRESGKMTRYLHLSTGNYNPITSRIYTDLGLFTCNEDFCKDASDLFNYLTGHSKQKEYKKFLVAPYTMRKNLSKFIDDEIESHKVNENGRIIIKANSLVDDKLIFKLFQASNSGIKIDLIIRGICRLRPGIKGVSENIRVISIVGRFLEHSRIYYFYNNGKPVIYSGSADIMQRNFDRRVEMLYPIENPRIIEDLEEILALYLKDNVKARILNSDGTYSKIEIPENDKGEKEYFNVQEYFVAQVKKKYIAESKKEYKKRLKKLKQKKILH; encoded by the coding sequence TTGAACGGTAAGAATAAAATAAGATCCGATTATCTCTTTAGCAGAGAACTAAGCTGGATAGAATTTAACAGGCGGGTTCTTGAGGAAGCTGCGGATAAGTCTCAGCCTCTTCTTGAACGCGTTAAGTTCATATCTATTTTCTGCACTAACCTCGATGAGTTCTTTATGATTCGCGTATCTGGTCTCAAACGACAGATTGTAAGCGATGTAAATGAAACAACATCCGACGGGCTTACTGCTCAGGAACAACGCGAATATATCTATCAGGAACTTTGCCCGATGGTTAAAGAGCAGTACAGGTTGTTCAATAAAGAACTTGTTCCTCATCTCGAAGAGCAAAATATAAAGTTCTTCAAATACTATGATCTTGTTGATGACGAAAAGAAAAAACTGGATAAATATTTTGATGAGGAAATATTTCCTGTTCTTACCCCTATTGCTATGGATAACGTTCACCCGTTTCCAAATCTTGTAAACAGAACACTTGCATTCGCAATCGTACTTGATGACCCAGATACTGAAATAGTTGAGGGTAAAGTTTCGGTTCTTCAGATACCGGGAAACTTCCCTAGGTTTATTCCTATCGGAAAAGAAAACAGCACTCATTTTCTTTTACTTGAAGAACTTATCGAAGCCAATGCCCATAAACTATATCCCGGAATGAAGATTACGGACTGCTATGCTTTCCGTATTACCAGAAATGCCGACCTTGAGCTTGAAGAAGAGGAGGCGGGAGACCTCCTTACCCTCATAGAAGAAGAAGTGAAAAAAAGAAGGCTCGGAATCATCGTAAGACTTGAAGTGGAGGAAAAAATACCTGATAAAATACTAAACTTTCTTATTGATGACCTTGAACTTGATAATACTGAAATATATAAAGTTGATGGACCTTTAAACCTTGGTGATTTAATGTATCTATACCGTATAGATAAGAGGACGCTCAAAGACGAAGGATACATGCCGAGGATATCATCTTTCTTCCTCGATGAGGATGATTTCTTTAAAGCAATAAGGAAACGGGATATTATGCTCCATCATCCTTTCTATTCATTCTCTTCTGTCACCGAGTTTATTGCACAGGCAGCAGAGGATAAGAATGTCTTCGCGATAAAATTAATTCTTTACAGAACAAGCGGTGATTCTCCGATTATTAAATCTCTTATTCATGCAGCAGAAAACGGCAAACAGGTCACTGCCGTAGTTGAACTTAAAGCAAGATTCGATGAAGAGAATAATATTATCTGGGCGAAGAGACTTGAGAATGCAGGCGTGCATGTCGTTTACGGAATATCAGGCTTAAAGACACACTGCAAACTCCTTCTTGTTGTGAGAAGAGAATCCGGAAAGATGACCCGGTATCTGCATCTAAGTACCGGCAATTATAATCCAATAACTTCAAGAATCTACACAGACCTTGGACTTTTTACTTGCAACGAGGATTTCTGCAAAGATGCTTCAGACCTTTTTAATTATCTTACGGGTCACTCGAAGCAAAAGGAGTACAAAAAATTTCTTGTTGCTCCTTACACAATGCGTAAGAATCTGAGTAAGTTCATTGATGATGAAATAGAATCTCATAAGGTAAACGAGAACGGAAGAATTATTATTAAGGCAAATTCCCTTGTTGATGACAAACTTATATTCAAACTTTTTCAGGCATCTAATTCAGGTATAAAAATTGATTTAATTATTAGAGGTATCTGCCGCTTGAGACCCGGCATAAAAGGTGTTAGCGAAAACATAAGAGTAATCAGCATTGTAGGTAGATTTCTTGAGCATAGCCGTATCTATTATTTCTACAATAATGGTAAACCGGTTATTTATTCAGGTTCAGCCGATATTATGCAACGTAATTTTGATAGACGTGTTGAAATGCTTTATCCGATTGAAAATCCGAGAATAATAGAAGACCTTGAAGAAATTCTTGCACTCTATCTAAAAGATAACGTTAAAGCTCGTATTCTAAACAGCGACGGCACTTATTCTAAGATAGAGATTCCTGAAAATGACAAAGGTGAAAAGGAATATTTTAACGTACAGGAGTATTTTGTAGCTCAGGTTAAAAAGAAGTATATTGCAGAATCTAAGAAGGAATACAAAAAGAGGCTTAAGAAACTTAAGCAAAAGAAAATATTACATTAA